The following proteins are co-located in the Rheinheimera salexigens genome:
- a CDS encoding GntR family transcriptional regulator: MRTSTVLPITAADRVLLEIQRAIVEGTIAAGSKISEPELAKRFSLSRAPLREALARLERCHLIERIPNAGARVVKLSTQGLLSLYQLRETLEGMACRLAAVNMTDTEIAEVRHLLDQHLSTQRVREGESYYQEAGDLDFHYRVIIGSKNPYLINILCDELYHLVRMYRVQLGMNGPRVSRAFDEHKAILNAIANRDAELADLLMRRHIAASRRNIEQRLNQNGELS; this comes from the coding sequence ATGCGTACTTCTACTGTTTTACCTATCACCGCTGCAGATCGAGTTTTATTAGAAATTCAACGAGCAATTGTAGAGGGCACTATTGCGGCAGGTAGCAAAATAAGTGAACCTGAACTCGCTAAACGCTTTTCTTTAAGCAGAGCACCGCTACGAGAAGCATTAGCCCGCTTAGAGCGCTGCCATTTAATTGAGCGCATACCCAATGCTGGGGCGCGAGTGGTTAAATTATCAACCCAAGGGTTACTGTCTTTATATCAGTTACGCGAAACCCTTGAAGGCATGGCGTGCCGTTTAGCCGCCGTAAATATGACCGATACCGAAATAGCAGAAGTTAGACATCTATTAGATCAACACTTATCCACACAGCGTGTGCGTGAAGGTGAAAGCTATTATCAAGAAGCCGGCGATTTAGATTTTCATTATCGAGTAATCATTGGCAGTAAAAATCCGTATTTAATTAATATTTTGTGTGACGAATTATACCACTTGGTACGAATGTATCGGGTGCAGCTTGGCATGAATGGCCCGCGTGTATCACGTGCTTTTGATGAACATAAGGCTATTCTTAATGCGATTGCTAATCGCGATGCTGAGTTGGCAGATTTACTCATGCGCCGACATATCGCGGCATCACGACGTAACATTGAACAACGACTAAACCAGAATGGGGAACTTTCATGA
- the tmk gene encoding dTMP kinase produces MQTNMQSSKKNTLQNKAQFIVVEGLEGSGKSSAIALVQHWLQQKGHDVICTREPGGTPMAEQIRNLVKQVSDEVVSPTTELLLMYAARMQLMTNVITPALTAGKTVLADRHDMSSRAYQGGGRQLDEAFINDLRRAVLSEHTPDITLYLDIDPKIGLQRALERGKLDRIELEQLAFFERTREKYQQIAANESNVFTIDASQAIEQVHADIISVLNAQVAPHTQATL; encoded by the coding sequence ATGCAAACTAACATGCAATCGTCTAAGAAAAACACCTTACAAAATAAGGCCCAGTTTATCGTTGTTGAAGGGCTAGAAGGCAGTGGTAAAAGCTCAGCTATTGCCTTAGTTCAGCATTGGTTGCAGCAGAAAGGTCATGATGTTATTTGCACACGTGAGCCAGGTGGCACACCAATGGCCGAACAAATACGTAACCTAGTAAAGCAAGTGTCTGACGAAGTGGTGTCACCCACCACTGAATTATTATTAATGTACGCCGCACGTATGCAGTTAATGACTAATGTCATTACTCCCGCTTTAACCGCGGGTAAAACGGTACTAGCCGACCGACATGATATGTCATCACGGGCTTACCAAGGTGGTGGTAGGCAGTTAGACGAAGCTTTTATTAACGACTTACGTCGGGCGGTATTGTCTGAGCATACCCCTGATATCACCCTGTATTTAGATATTGATCCTAAAATAGGCTTACAACGTGCGCTGGAGCGTGGCAAGTTAGATCGAATCGAATTAGAACAGCTGGCATTCTTTGAGCGTACGCGAGAAAAGTATCAACAAATTGCGGCCAATGAATCCAATGTTTTTACTATCGATGCAAGCCAAGCTATTGAACAAGTGCATGCTGATATTATATCCGTGTTAAATGCACAAGTTGCACCTCACACTCAGGCCACTTTATAA
- a CDS encoding TatD family hydrolase, translating to MFVDSHCHLDLLELDKLGLTLDQVIAQATAEKIQHMLCVCVSLSKFEQMAQQVSAYPMVSISCGEHPLHQHDKVDPEQLLTLCQRPEVVAVGETGLDYFYSVETKASQQAAFVSHIEVANQVNKPLIIHTRDAREDTLSLMRSHHAERAGGVLHCFTETWDMAKAAMDMGFYISISGIMTFRNADELREVVKQIPLDRLLIETDAPYLAPVPFRGKTNQPAYVTAVAKAIAELKGISIEELAEVTTNNFYQLFSAVNKPN from the coding sequence TTGTTTGTTGATTCACACTGTCATTTAGATCTATTAGAGCTGGATAAGCTTGGTTTAACTTTAGATCAAGTCATCGCTCAGGCAACGGCCGAAAAAATTCAACATATGTTATGTGTTTGCGTCAGCTTAAGTAAGTTTGAGCAAATGGCGCAACAGGTGTCAGCTTATCCAATGGTATCGATTTCTTGCGGTGAACATCCGTTACACCAACACGATAAGGTTGATCCAGAGCAACTGCTTACCTTGTGCCAACGGCCAGAAGTTGTGGCAGTGGGCGAAACGGGATTAGATTATTTTTATTCTGTAGAAACTAAAGCTTCACAGCAAGCGGCATTTGTTAGCCATATTGAAGTGGCAAATCAAGTGAATAAACCTTTAATTATTCATACCCGTGATGCCAGAGAAGACACCTTAAGTTTAATGCGTAGCCATCATGCAGAACGTGCTGGTGGGGTATTGCACTGCTTTACAGAAACATGGGATATGGCTAAAGCCGCCATGGATATGGGGTTTTATATTTCTATCTCAGGCATTATGACATTTCGTAATGCTGACGAATTACGTGAAGTGGTAAAACAAATACCTTTAGACCGTCTATTAATAGAAACTGATGCGCCATATTTAGCACCAGTGCCTTTTAGAGGGAAAACCAACCAACCGGCTTATGTTACCGCTGTTGCGAAAGCTATTGCAGAGTTAAAAGGTATTTCTATTGAAGAGCTAGCTGAAGTAACAACAAATAACTTCTATCAATTATTCTCTGCTGTAAACAAGCCTAATTAA
- the prpB gene encoding methylisocitrate lyase — MTSETAGNKFRLAIAANQPLQIVGTINAYTAMMAERTGHQALYLSGAGVANASFGLPDLGMTSLNDVCEDIRRITAATSLPLLVDADTGWGGAFNIARTVKEMSRAGAAGFHIEDQVAQKRCGHRPNKEIVTLEEMVDRVKASVDARTDDSFFIMARTDALAQQGLDLAIERALACQAAGADAIFAEAVNTLEQYQAFTNALDVPVLANITEFGQTPLFNKAELATVGVAMVLYPLSAFRAMNKAALNVYQSILEQGDQKAVVDSMQTRAELYDFLNYHSFEEKLDALFTEKTK; from the coding sequence ATGACTTCAGAAACAGCAGGTAACAAATTTCGGTTAGCAATTGCCGCCAATCAACCACTACAAATTGTGGGAACCATTAACGCCTACACCGCAATGATGGCAGAACGTACTGGCCACCAAGCGCTTTATTTATCAGGAGCTGGCGTTGCAAACGCGTCTTTTGGTTTACCTGATTTAGGCATGACGTCATTAAATGATGTTTGCGAAGACATTCGTCGTATAACAGCAGCCACGTCTTTACCATTATTAGTAGATGCCGATACCGGCTGGGGTGGCGCTTTTAATATTGCCCGTACCGTAAAAGAAATGAGCCGTGCCGGTGCCGCTGGTTTTCATATTGAAGACCAAGTGGCGCAAAAGCGCTGTGGTCACAGACCAAACAAAGAAATTGTTACATTAGAAGAAATGGTCGACCGCGTAAAAGCCAGTGTAGATGCCCGTACTGATGACAGTTTTTTCATTATGGCCAGAACCGATGCCTTAGCTCAACAAGGACTAGATTTAGCTATTGAACGCGCTTTAGCGTGTCAAGCTGCAGGTGCTGATGCTATTTTTGCCGAAGCGGTTAATACCTTAGAGCAATACCAAGCCTTTACTAACGCGCTTGATGTGCCAGTATTAGCCAATATTACCGAGTTTGGACAAACGCCTTTATTTAATAAAGCCGAATTAGCAACGGTAGGTGTGGCTATGGTGTTATATCCATTAAGCGCTTTTAGAGCTATGAATAAAGCGGCGTTAAATGTGTATCAATCTATTTTAGAGCAGGGCGATCAAAAAGCTGTTGTCGACAGTATGCAAACGCGTGCTGAATTATACGACTTCTTAAATTATCACAGCTTTGAAGAAAAGCTAGACGCGCTGTTCACTGAAAAAACCAAATAA
- the prpC gene encoding bifunctional 2-methylcitrate synthase/citrate synthase: MSNAKKLTGAGLRGQVAGKTALSTVGKSGSGLTYRGYDVKDLAANCEFEEVAHLILKGELPTAAELTAYKKKLKSLRSLPTALAEVLERIPASAHPMDVMRTGCSMLGNLETEESFEQQQDASDRLLAIFPGLVNYWYNFSHHGKRISVDTAAESIAEQFLWTLHDKKPEALHVEVMQASLILYAEHEFNASTFTARVCASTLSDMHSCITGAIGSLRGPLHGGANEAAMELIENMTSPDDAEQKLLGMLERKEKIMGFGHAVYADSDPRNAVIKEWSEKLGKANGDTTLYDVSERCEAVMWREKKLFCNADFFHASAYNYMNIPTKLFTPIFVCSRLTGWAAHVMEQRADNRIIRPSADYVGVEPRSVMPIAQR, encoded by the coding sequence ATGTCAAATGCAAAAAAACTCACCGGAGCAGGTCTGCGTGGTCAAGTCGCAGGTAAAACCGCATTATCGACAGTGGGTAAATCAGGTTCAGGTTTAACCTATCGTGGATACGATGTTAAAGACTTAGCGGCTAACTGTGAATTTGAAGAAGTAGCGCACCTTATTTTAAAAGGTGAGTTACCTACAGCTGCAGAATTAACGGCTTATAAAAAGAAATTAAAAAGCTTACGTAGTTTGCCAACGGCATTAGCTGAAGTGTTAGAGCGTATTCCAGCCTCTGCTCATCCTATGGATGTTATGCGTACGGGTTGCTCAATGTTAGGCAATCTAGAAACTGAAGAAAGCTTTGAGCAACAACAAGATGCATCTGACCGCTTATTAGCTATTTTCCCAGGCTTAGTAAACTACTGGTATAACTTTAGCCATCATGGCAAACGCATTAGCGTGGACACTGCTGCAGAGTCTATTGCAGAACAGTTTTTGTGGACATTACACGATAAAAAGCCGGAAGCCCTTCACGTAGAAGTGATGCAAGCATCATTAATTTTATACGCAGAGCATGAGTTTAATGCCTCTACCTTTACAGCAAGGGTTTGTGCATCAACCTTAAGTGATATGCATTCATGTATCACTGGTGCGATAGGGTCGTTACGTGGCCCATTACATGGCGGCGCTAACGAAGCTGCGATGGAATTAATTGAAAACATGACTAGCCCAGACGATGCCGAGCAGAAGTTACTAGGTATGTTAGAGCGCAAAGAAAAAATCATGGGCTTTGGTCATGCGGTATATGCAGATTCTGACCCACGCAATGCGGTCATTAAAGAGTGGTCAGAAAAACTAGGTAAAGCCAATGGCGATACCACGTTATATGACGTATCTGAGCGTTGTGAAGCGGTAATGTGGCGTGAGAAAAAATTATTTTGTAATGCCGACTTCTTCCATGCTTCTGCTTACAATTATATGAATATCCCAACTAAATTATTTACGCCTATTTTTGTCTGTAGCCGGTTAACAGGCTGGGCTGCGCATGTAATGGAACAACGTGCTGATAACCGTATTATTCGTCCAAGTGCAGATTATGTTGGTGTTGAACCACGTAGCGTTATGCCGATCGCTCAGCGTTAA
- a CDS encoding PilZ domain-containing protein codes for MDELSIGFSDLKELYRSYMPFLKHGGLFIRTGTGYKMGQSLALTVTLPDALESISVSGKVAWISPHGSQSAMPAGVGIAFIDDKQQFSAKIEKLVGQYSASGEATYTM; via the coding sequence ATGGACGAACTATCTATTGGTTTTAGTGATTTAAAAGAATTGTATCGTAGTTATATGCCGTTTTTAAAACATGGCGGTTTATTTATACGCACCGGTACCGGTTACAAAATGGGCCAGTCATTAGCTTTAACGGTTACCTTACCTGATGCTTTAGAGTCAATTTCTGTTTCAGGAAAAGTTGCCTGGATATCGCCACATGGCTCGCAAAGTGCTATGCCGGCAGGTGTTGGCATTGCTTTTATCGATGATAAACAGCAGTTCAGCGCGAAAATTGAAAAACTGGTTGGCCAATATTCAGCATCTGGTGAAGCGACTTATACCATGTAA
- the prpF gene encoding 2-methylaconitate cis-trans isomerase PrpF — protein sequence MSAPQLKIPATYMRGGTSKGVFFKLDDLPAAAQQAGAARDNLLLRVIGSPDPYGKHTDGMGGATSSTSKTVILSTSSKPEHDVDYLFGQVAIDKPFIDWSGNCGNLTAAVGSFAISNGLVAAERIPTNGVCIVRIWQANIGKTIIAHVPITNGEVQETGDFELDGVTFPAAEVQVEFLDPAADEADGGGAMFPTGNLIDDLDVPGVGSFKATLINAGIPTIFINAADIGYTGTELQDVINSDNKALAMFETIRAYGAVKMGLITDVTEAAARQHTPKVAFVAPAQAYVSSSGKNVTTDDIDLVVRALSMGKLHHAMMGTAAVAIGTAAAIPGTLVNIAAGNVKRQAVRFGHPSGTLRVGAEAKLINAKWTVTKAIMSRSARVLMEGWVRVPGDSF from the coding sequence ATGAGCGCTCCTCAACTAAAAATCCCTGCAACTTATATGCGTGGCGGCACCAGTAAAGGTGTGTTTTTTAAGTTAGATGATTTACCCGCAGCAGCCCAGCAAGCCGGTGCAGCGCGAGATAATTTATTGTTACGCGTAATCGGTAGCCCAGATCCATACGGAAAACATACTGATGGTATGGGGGGGGCAACATCGAGTACTAGCAAAACGGTTATTTTAAGTACAAGCAGCAAACCAGAGCATGATGTTGATTATTTATTTGGCCAAGTCGCTATTGATAAACCGTTTATCGATTGGAGTGGTAACTGCGGCAATTTAACGGCTGCAGTAGGCTCGTTTGCTATTAGTAATGGTTTAGTTGCTGCAGAGCGCATTCCAACCAATGGCGTTTGTATTGTCCGAATTTGGCAGGCTAATATTGGTAAAACCATTATTGCCCATGTGCCTATCACAAATGGCGAAGTACAAGAAACCGGTGATTTTGAATTAGATGGCGTGACTTTTCCAGCTGCTGAAGTACAAGTGGAGTTTCTCGATCCAGCTGCTGATGAAGCTGACGGTGGTGGCGCTATGTTCCCAACCGGCAACCTGATAGATGATTTAGATGTGCCAGGAGTGGGCAGTTTTAAAGCCACATTAATAAACGCCGGTATTCCGACCATTTTTATTAATGCTGCAGATATTGGTTATACTGGTACAGAATTACAAGATGTGATTAACAGCGACAATAAAGCCTTAGCCATGTTTGAAACTATTCGCGCTTATGGTGCGGTTAAAATGGGCTTAATCACTGATGTCACAGAGGCTGCAGCACGTCAACATACGCCTAAAGTCGCTTTTGTGGCCCCAGCACAAGCTTATGTTTCATCAAGTGGTAAAAACGTTACTACCGATGATATCGATTTAGTCGTACGCGCATTATCTATGGGTAAACTACACCATGCCATGATGGGCACTGCAGCCGTAGCTATTGGCACAGCGGCTGCTATACCAGGTACATTAGTAAATATTGCCGCAGGTAATGTTAAACGACAAGCGGTGCGCTTTGGTCATCCCTCAGGCACATTGCGGGTTGGGGCAGAAGCGAAGCTAATCAATGCTAAATGGACCGTCACCAAAGCTATTATGAGCCGTAGCGCTCGGGTACTAATGGAAGGTTGGGTGCGCGTGCCAGGCGATAGCTTTTAA
- the holB gene encoding DNA polymerase III subunit delta': MLPWLQPYQAQFRALMAKSSLAHALLFTGPEGVGKTTLANWLIASLLCTNTTSTNGTNASDARPCEHCKSCLLRKAGNHADLLIVDATNTSIGVDAVRQISLFMQSTAQQQKNKLVLLRNAERLTEAAANALLKTLEEPPQNGYLLLLSPYPARLTATLLSRLQNWPLAAQFDSHALHWLEQHSNRAVPDFLLSYCSGGPLKALSMLESGKADNIQSLLQTLEKFFTEQVALPEAVKQLLATDQVAAILGFYIRKTYLPQLLQHNAERLPLAHQYYMRWCRDEQNILGQNKSLALSALLTELRRLRH, from the coding sequence ATGTTACCTTGGTTACAGCCTTATCAAGCTCAATTCAGGGCATTAATGGCTAAAAGTAGTTTAGCCCATGCTTTGTTATTTACTGGTCCAGAGGGCGTAGGGAAAACCACCTTAGCTAATTGGTTAATTGCTAGTTTGCTCTGTACCAATACAACAAGTACTAATGGGACCAATGCTAGCGACGCTCGACCGTGTGAACATTGTAAAAGCTGTTTATTACGCAAAGCAGGTAATCATGCAGATTTACTTATAGTCGATGCCACCAATACCAGTATTGGGGTGGATGCCGTACGCCAAATTAGTCTGTTTATGCAAAGTACCGCCCAGCAACAAAAAAATAAGCTAGTGCTACTGCGAAATGCCGAGCGATTAACTGAAGCAGCTGCAAATGCGTTATTAAAAACATTGGAAGAGCCGCCACAAAACGGCTATTTATTATTATTAAGCCCATATCCGGCACGTTTAACCGCAACATTGCTCAGTCGTTTGCAAAATTGGCCACTTGCGGCCCAATTTGATAGCCATGCCTTACATTGGTTAGAGCAGCATAGTAATAGAGCGGTGCCAGATTTTTTACTAAGCTACTGTAGTGGTGGGCCATTAAAAGCATTAAGTATGCTCGAATCAGGTAAAGCCGATAATATTCAAAGCTTGTTGCAAACATTAGAGAAGTTTTTTACCGAACAAGTTGCGTTACCAGAGGCGGTTAAGCAACTATTAGCAACGGATCAAGTAGCCGCAATATTAGGTTTTTATATACGTAAAACCTATTTACCTCAATTATTACAGCATAATGCTGAGCGTTTACCCTTAGCGCATCAGTACTATATGCGTTGGTGCCGTGACGAGCAGAACATTTTAGGGCAGAATAAGTCACTAGCACTGAGTGCTTTATTAACGGAGCTACGGCGTTTACGTCATTAA
- the mltG gene encoding endolytic transglycosylase MltG yields the protein MLKKILFVLFGALLLITAYFASIKHLESLQINLPEPIYTVKAGSSVQSLCRQWQSLGQLKGSDCLLLKLYTKIKPNLASVQQGSYRVSDDMSVLSLLTLFREGKVAQFSLTFIEGQTLAQALQRLQFAEYLQQDVLTADDVLPLVNWPKEWGDIPQSAEGLLFPDTYYYTADSKASSLIKRATSALIKHVSAAWQQRQVDLPIQHPYELLTLASIVEKESSYIPERAKVSSVFVNRLRKNMRLQTDPTVIYGIKDFDGDIKRSDLRNPHPYNTYRHAGLPPGPISLVSETALMAAAQPEATDLYYFVSKGDGSHQFSTSLEQHNAAVQKYIFGK from the coding sequence ATGCTAAAAAAAATATTATTCGTGCTGTTTGGCGCACTGCTGTTAATTACAGCCTATTTTGCCAGTATTAAACATTTAGAGTCGCTACAAATTAACTTGCCCGAGCCAATATATACTGTAAAAGCAGGCAGTTCGGTGCAAAGTTTATGTCGGCAATGGCAGAGTTTAGGTCAGTTGAAAGGTTCTGATTGTCTATTGTTAAAATTGTATACCAAAATAAAGCCTAACTTAGCGTCGGTGCAACAGGGCAGTTATCGGGTCAGCGATGATATGTCGGTACTGTCGCTGTTAACTTTGTTTAGAGAAGGTAAAGTCGCCCAGTTTTCGCTAACATTTATAGAAGGACAAACCTTAGCCCAAGCCTTGCAAAGATTACAGTTTGCTGAATATTTACAACAAGATGTATTAACAGCAGATGATGTTTTACCCTTAGTGAATTGGCCTAAAGAGTGGGGTGATATACCGCAATCTGCAGAAGGTTTATTATTTCCTGATACCTACTATTACACCGCTGATAGTAAGGCCAGCAGCTTAATTAAACGCGCGACCAGTGCCTTAATAAAGCATGTTTCTGCAGCATGGCAGCAGCGCCAAGTCGATTTGCCAATACAGCACCCATATGAGTTGCTAACGTTGGCTTCTATTGTCGAAAAAGAAAGCAGTTATATTCCTGAAAGAGCAAAAGTTAGCTCGGTATTTGTTAATCGTTTACGTAAAAATATGCGCCTGCAAACCGATCCTACCGTCATTTATGGTATTAAAGACTTTGACGGTGACATTAAACGTAGTGATTTACGTAATCCACATCCTTATAATACGTATCGCCATGCAGGCTTACCGCCTGGTCCTATTTCGTTGGTCAGCGAAACTGCTTTAATGGCGGCAGCGCAACCCGAAGCGACGGATTTATATTATTTTGTCAGTAAAGGCGATGGTAGCCATCAGTTTTCAACCAGTTTAGAGCAGCATAATGCTGCAGTACAAAAATATATTTTCGGAAAATAA
- the msrB gene encoding peptide-methionine (R)-S-oxide reductase MsrB — translation MKKTAAEWQQQLNPEQYRVTRLKGTEHPFTGELLNNTKDGTYHCLCCGAPLFSSTTKFDAGCGWPSFYQALEGKVNYVTDNSHGMERVEITCVNCDAHLGHVFTDGPAPTGDRYCINSVSLQFKAE, via the coding sequence ATGAAAAAGACAGCAGCCGAATGGCAGCAACAACTTAACCCAGAACAGTATCGCGTAACCCGATTAAAAGGCACCGAGCACCCCTTTACCGGTGAATTGTTAAATAATACTAAAGACGGGACTTATCACTGTCTGTGCTGTGGTGCGCCATTGTTTTCTTCAACCACAAAGTTTGATGCCGGTTGTGGTTGGCCCAGCTTTTATCAGGCGTTAGAAGGTAAAGTTAACTACGTAACTGATAATAGCCATGGTATGGAGCGGGTAGAAATTACCTGTGTCAATTGTGATGCTCACTTAGGTCACGTTTTTACCGACGGCCCGGCGCCAACGGGTGATCGCTATTGTATCAATTCAGTCTCTTTGCAGTTTAAAGCAGAGTAA
- a CDS encoding glyceraldehyde-3-phosphate dehydrogenase → MTLSHEEQYQKSWQERQEFAENMQPIIGRLYRNKGIEVVVYGRPLVNATTIEIIKAHKSVERFEGQKLRLRESFPVLEAISKMELAPGRIDIAKLAYSFNFKNDDKSLQLQDYLDTELVSLLNHKDNVKPTDVVLYGFGRIGRLLARLMLERSGPCAKLRLRAIVVRGGKKGDLEKRASLLRRDSIHGPFNGSITVDEENQGIKANGTFIKVIYASSPELVDYTQYDIHDALVVDNTGIWKDDKELSIHFKSKGTNKVLLTAPAKGDVANIVYGVNEHMILPEDKIVSAASCTTNAITPVLKALNDKFGIRNGHVETVHSYTNDQNLIDNYHSADRRGRAAPLNMVLTSTGAASAVAKALPELKGKLTGNAIRVPVPNVSMAILSLNLDTATDRDELNDFLQRTSLFSELQDQIDYTSSTEIVSSDLVGSRYAGVVDSQATIVDGDRCVLYVWYDNEFGYSTQVIRVMNDMAGIKYPTLPVAR, encoded by the coding sequence ATGACTCTATCGCACGAAGAACAGTATCAAAAAAGCTGGCAGGAACGCCAGGAATTTGCCGAAAATATGCAACCCATTATTGGACGCTTATACCGTAATAAAGGTATCGAAGTAGTTGTATACGGCCGTCCACTTGTTAATGCGACAACAATTGAAATTATTAAAGCACATAAAAGTGTTGAACGTTTTGAAGGACAGAAGCTGCGTCTGCGTGAAAGTTTCCCAGTATTAGAAGCTATCAGTAAAATGGAACTAGCACCTGGCCGTATCGATATTGCCAAGCTTGCTTATAGCTTTAATTTTAAAAATGATGATAAGTCATTACAGTTACAAGACTACTTAGACACCGAACTTGTTAGCTTGTTAAACCATAAAGACAACGTTAAACCTACCGATGTTGTGTTATATGGTTTTGGTCGTATTGGCCGTTTATTAGCACGCTTAATGTTAGAGCGCTCAGGCCCTTGTGCGAAATTACGCTTACGCGCTATTGTTGTCCGTGGCGGTAAAAAAGGTGATTTAGAAAAGCGGGCTAGCTTATTACGTCGTGACTCTATTCATGGCCCATTTAACGGCAGTATTACAGTTGATGAAGAAAACCAAGGTATTAAAGCCAATGGTACTTTTATCAAAGTTATCTATGCCAGTTCGCCTGAACTTGTCGATTATACTCAATACGATATTCACGATGCCTTAGTTGTTGATAACACGGGTATTTGGAAAGACGATAAAGAATTAAGCATCCACTTTAAAAGCAAAGGTACTAACAAAGTACTATTAACTGCACCAGCCAAAGGTGATGTAGCTAATATCGTTTATGGTGTTAACGAGCACATGATCCTGCCTGAAGATAAGATTGTTTCAGCAGCCAGCTGTACTACTAATGCTATTACACCTGTATTAAAAGCGTTGAATGATAAGTTTGGTATCCGTAATGGTCACGTTGAAACTGTGCATTCTTATACTAACGATCAAAACTTAATTGATAACTACCATTCAGCAGATCGTCGTGGCCGTGCCGCACCGTTAAATATGGTGTTAACCTCTACGGGTGCAGCAAGTGCTGTTGCTAAAGCTTTACCTGAGTTAAAAGGTAAATTAACCGGTAACGCTATTCGCGTGCCAGTGCCTAATGTTTCTATGGCTATATTGTCATTAAACTTAGATACAGCGACCGACCGTGATGAGCTTAACGACTTCTTACAGCGCACATCATTATTTTCTGAGTTACAAGACCAAATCGATTACACCAGTTCAACTGAAATCGTATCTTCAGACTTAGTGGGTTCACGTTACGCGGGTGTTGTTGACTCGCAAGCCACTATCGTAGATGGCGATCGTTGTGTACTTTACGTTTGGTATGATAACGAGTTTGGTTACAGCACTCAGGTTATCCGTGTTATGAATGACATGGCCGGTATTAAATACCCAACCTTACCTGTAGCGCGTTAA
- the pabC gene encoding aminodeoxychorismate lyase codes for MKPSVSRFDRSFNYGDGIFTTMQVKAGLIQLWPLHLARLQHAATQLHFAKIDWSSLETEVMAAITEPNQVIKILISRGEGGRGYSSQGIDTPKVYISCSALPDYHLWRQQGITLGIAELKLAIQPALAGIKHTSRLEQVLIKQQLLHTEFDDLLVIDQQDFVCEVSAANIFFYRQQQWYTPSLERAGVAGVMRQHLMQQFDVKQVSWTLAQLNDVEAMFICNALMEIVPVQRFMLRELDMTPVNALMKRQLC; via the coding sequence GTGAAGCCAAGTGTTAGCCGTTTTGATCGCAGTTTTAATTATGGTGATGGTATTTTTACCACTATGCAGGTTAAAGCGGGTCTAATCCAGCTATGGCCGCTGCATCTGGCACGATTGCAACACGCTGCTACACAACTACATTTTGCCAAAATAGATTGGTCTAGCTTAGAAACAGAGGTTATGGCAGCTATTACCGAGCCTAACCAAGTCATCAAAATACTAATTTCTCGTGGCGAAGGTGGCCGTGGCTATAGTAGTCAAGGAATCGATACGCCTAAAGTGTATATTAGCTGCTCTGCTTTACCTGATTACCATTTATGGCGACAACAAGGTATTACCCTTGGCATAGCCGAATTAAAACTTGCGATCCAACCGGCTTTAGCAGGCATTAAACATACTAGCCGTTTAGAGCAAGTATTAATTAAACAGCAACTGTTGCACACCGAGTTTGATGATCTACTGGTTATTGATCAACAAGATTTTGTCTGTGAAGTCTCTGCTGCCAATATCTTTTTTTATCGGCAGCAGCAATGGTATACACCTAGTTTAGAGCGGGCTGGAGTTGCCGGTGTTATGCGCCAGCACTTAATGCAGCAATTCGATGTAAAACAAGTTAGTTGGACCTTAGCGCAGCTTAATGATGTTGAGGCCATGTTTATTTGTAACGCATTAATGGAAATTGTCCCCGTGCAACGATTTATGTTGCGCGAGTTAGACATGACACCGGTAAATGCCTTAATGAAGCGACAATTATGCTAA